In Clupea harengus chromosome 13, Ch_v2.0.2, whole genome shotgun sequence, one DNA window encodes the following:
- the grem2a gene encoding gremlin-2, with translation MFWKLALPMLLAWSLCITADCKKARGPQGSIPSPYKLKDNSLLVPQPPALLQPMGKPEVLASSREALVVTERKYLRSDWCKTQPLRQTVSEEGCVSRTVVNRFCYGQCNSFYIPRHIHTPSSSSSSTSGSRQHRQRRKQPAHGASFQSCAFCRPHRVTTVTLRLHCPGLDPPFRHRKVQRVKQCRCVSVSVNDTQ, from the coding sequence ATGTTCTGGAAGCTGGCCTTACCCATGCTGCTGGCATGGAGCCTGTGCATCACAGCGGACTGTAAGAAGGCCCGGGGCCCCCAGGGCTCCATCCCGTCTCCGTACAAGCTGAAGGACAACAGCCTGTTGGTGCCCCAGCCCCCGGCGCTGCTGCAGCCCATGGGGAAGCCGGAGGTGCTGGCGTCCAGCCGCGAGGCCCTGGTGGTCACCGAGAGGAAGTACCTGCGCAGCGACTGGTGCAAGACGCAGCCGCTGCGGCAGACGGTCAGCGAGGAGGGCTGCGTGAGCCGCACGGTGGTCAACCGCTTCTGCTACGGCCAGTGCAACTCCTTCTACATCCCGCGCCACATCCAcacgccctcctcctcctcctcttctacaTCCGGCTCGCGCCAGCATCGCCAGAGGCGCAAGCAGCCCGCGCATGGAGCCTCCTTCCAGTCCTGCGCCTTCTGCCGGCCACACCGGGTCACCACGGTGACGCTGCGCCTGCACTGCCCGGGCCTGGACCCGCCGTTCCGCCACAGGAAGGTCCAGCGTGTCAAACAGTGCCGCTGCGTGTCCGTCAGCGTCAACGACACACAGTGA